CGCGGGAGGCGATGGCGTTCTTGCCGCGCGAGGCGTTGAACGACCTGCCCAGCGCGCCGACGCCCGCCGACGCGGCGGCGGCCGCGGTGGCGGCGATCAGGAACCCGCGCCGGTCCCACCCGGTGCCGCCCGTATCCACTGTGTCGCCGTCGGAGTCGGGGGTGAGACGGCCCGCGAGCGCGTACAGCAGCGCCGCACCGGCCACGGCACCCACCAGAGAGGGCAGCGCGTCCACGAGGCCGGACGAATCCGGCCGGGACACGGCGGCCAGCGCGCCGACCACCCCGAAGAGCAGCACGCCCGCGGCGCCGATCCTGCGGTGGCGCAGGGCGAGGAGCCCCAGAGCGACGGCCAGGAGCGCGAGCACCGCGACGATGCCGGACTGCAGCACGAGCTTGTCGTCGGTGCCGAACTCCCGGATCGCCCAGTCCTTGACGGACGCGGGGGTACGGTCGATCGCCGCGCCGCCGACCGCGACGACCGGTCCGGCCTCGGGACGCACGGCGGAGGACAGCAGCTCGGCCGTGGCGAGGGCGGCGAACCCTGCCAGCAGCCCGCTCAGCGCACCGCCCGCGGCACGCCCCGGGTCGATGCGCGGTTTCCGGCGGTTCCGTTCTGTCGTCACACGGGGTATCCGAGGCCGACGGCCGCGCGGATTGGTGGCTTCCCCGTCCGTTTCAAAGAGCGGACGAGATCAGACGGGCAACTCCATCAACGCCACGGGGGAGGAGGTCGGCTCGTCCGAACCGCCCGCCGGTTCCACCGTGATGCCCATGCCGGTCGCCTTCCCGATCCCGCCCCGCATGAGGACCGTCGCCGCGGACCTGTCGGGGTCCATGAGACCGGCCGAGCGCATGGCTCCGCCGTCGTCGAACCAGAGTTGGTAGACCTTGCCCTTGGGGGGCCGTGCCATGCCGTCGGCGACGAACACGGCCCTGTCGAGGCTCTTGGACACGACGACGGTGCCCCGTGCCCCGTCCGCGAGCCCCCCGGTTCGGGTCCTGGCGTCCGGGGCGGCGAGCACGGCGGCGAGCTCCCGCGACTGTTCCCGGGTCTGCTCCTGCGCCTGCCGCACCTGGTCGCGCGCGTCCTCCGCGCGCTGGTGCTGCCAGACCGCGGTGCCGCCGAGGCCGACGGCGGCGGCGACGCAGGCGGCGAGGGCCCACCGGTACACGCCGTGTGTCCGGCGCGGTGCAGGGCCGCCAGGGACGGCCTCCATCTCACGCGGGACGTCCGGAACGTCCTGGCGGACGGTGCCGATCCGCCGAAGCACCTCGTCCTTCAGGGCGGGACGCGGCGCGACGGCCGAGGCGAGGGCCAGGCGTGCGACGGTCGCGGTCAGCTCCCGTACCTCCTGGTCGCAGGACGGGCAGAGTACGAGGTGCTCCTCGAACTGGGCGCGTTCGGCGTCGTCCAGGGCGTCGGCGGCGTAGGCGCCGGTCAGGGTGTGCAGGTCGGCCGCGCTGTTCACGCGCTCACCCCCAGGCAGTCGCGCAGCCGGATGAGTCCGTCGCGCAGGCGGGTCTTGACGGTGCCCAAGGGGAGGGCGAGGAGCTCGGCGACCTGGCGGTAGGTCAGGCCGCGGTAGTAGGCGAGGGTCACGGACTGGCGCTGCACCTCGGTGAGGCCACGCAGACACCGGCGTACCTGTTCACGCTCCAGATGCGCCTCGACCTCCTCGCTGACCTCGTCGAACGCGGGGGTGCGGGCGAGCTGCGCGGCCTTGCGGTCACGGGCCGCGGCCGCCTCCGCGGAGCGGACCCGGTCCACGGCGCGCCGGTGCGCGAGCGTGAGCACCCAGGTCATCGCGGTACCGCGATCGGGCCGGTACCGGGGCGCGGTGCGCCACACCTCGACCAGGACGTCCTGGGTGACCTCCTCGGACTGGGCGTGGTCGCGCAGCACTCCGCGCACGACCCCGAGGACGGGGCCCGCCACGGCCTCGTAGACACCGGTGAACGCCTGCTGATCACCGCGGGCGACCCGGGCGAGCAACTCCTGCAGATCGGGCCCGGCCGCCGACCGTGACCCGATGCGGACGACTTCATTCACGCGCAGACCCTCCAGGGCGCAGACCGACGTACACCTCTGATACGTAGCGGACGGCGCCCCGGATTGGTCAATCGTCCCGCCGAAACCCGGCGAACCTCTCCGTGACGTCACGACCGCCCACCGCACGACCGAGCCCCCGGCGCTGTGCGGTGCCGGGGGCTCGGTCGTGCGGTGCGGGGGTGTGCGGTCAGCGGAGCTGCTCGTACGCCGGGAGGGTCAGGAAGTCCGCGTAGTCCGCGTCCAGGGAGACCTGGAGGAGGAGGTCGTGGGCCTGCTGCCACTTGCCGGAGGTGAACGCCTCGTCGCCGATCTCCTTGCGGATCGCGGCGAGTTCGTCGGCGGCGACCTTGCGGGCCAGGTCGGCCGTGGCCGTCTCGCCCGTCTCGAAGACGACGCCCGCGTTGATCCACTGCCAGATCTGGGAGCGGGAGATCTCGGCGGTGGCGGCGTCCTCCATGAGGTTGAAGATGGCGACGGCGCCGAGGCCGCGCAGCCACGCCTCGATGTAGCGGATGCCGACCTGGACGGCGTTGACCAAGCCGTCGTAGGTGGGCTTCGCGTCGAGGGAGTCGATGGCGATCAGGTCGCCGGGCGCGACCGAGACGTCCTCGCGCAGGCGGTCCTTCTGGTTCGGCTTGTCGCCGAGCACCGCGTCGAAGGACTTCATGGCGATCGGGACCAGGTCGGGGTGGGCCACCCACGAGCCGTCGAAGCCGTCGCCGGCCTCACGGTCCTTGTCGTTCGCGACCTTCTCGAACGCGACCTTGTTGACCTCCGCGTCCTTGCGGGACGGGATGAACGCGGCCATGCCGCCGATCGCGTGCGCGCCGCGCTTGTGGCAGGTGCGGACGAGGAGTTCGGTGTACGCCCGCATGAACGGCGCGGTCATCGTCACCAGGTTGCGGTCCGGCAGGACGAACTTCGAGCCGCCGTCACGGAAGTTCTTGACGATGGAGAAGAGGTAGTCCCAGCGGCCCGCGTTCAGCCCGGAAGCGTGGTCGCGCAGCTCGTAGAGGATCTCCTCCATCTGGTACGCGGCCGTGATCGTCTCGATGAGGACCGTGGCGCGGACCGTGCCCTGCGGGATGCCGACGTAGTCCTGCGCGAAGACGAAGATGTCGTTCCAGAGGCGGGCCTCCAGGTACGACTCCGTCTTCGGGAGGTAGAAGTACGGGCCCTTGCCGAGCTCGATGAGGCGCTTGGCGTTGTGGAAGAAGTACAGGCCGAAGTCGACCAGCGCGCCGGGAACGGCCTTGCCCTCGACCTGGAGGTGACGCTCGTCCAGGTGCCAGCCGCGCGGACGCATGACGACCGTCGCGAGCTCGTCGGCGCCCTTGAGGGCGTACGACTTGCCGGTGCGCTCGTCGGTGAAGTCGATGCGGCGCTCGTAGGCGTCCGTGAGGTTGAGCTGGCCGAGGATGACGTTCTCCCAGGTGGGAGCGGAGGCGTCCTCGAAGTCGGCGAGCCAGACCTTCGCGCCCGAGTTGAGGGCGTTGATGGTCATCTTGCGGTCGGTGGGGCCCGTGATCTCCACGCGGCGGTCGTTCAGCGCGGCCGGGGCCGGCGCGACTTTCCAGGAGTCGTCCTCGCGGACCGCGGCGGTCTCCGGGAGGAAGTCCAGGGTGGAGGTGCGGGCGATCTCTGCACGGCGCTCGGCACGCCGGGCGAGGAGCTCGTCACGCCGGGGCGTGAACAGCCGGTGCAGCTCGGCCACAAAGGCGAGGGCCGCGTCGGTGAGCACCTCTTCCTGCCGGGGCAGGGGCTCTGCGTCGACGATGGCCAGCGGCGACGGCGCTAGTGCGGACATGTCCTGTCACTTCCTTCAGAGAGCTGCACGGACGGTGCCGGGTGAGCCGCCGGGCAGACACGGTGGCACTGGGTGCCACAGGAGCCGAGGTACGGCTTTGGGGCCCCGTCCGAGGTAACGGGCCTTCTGGTCAGTGGATACTAGTTTCCTTATGGTGGAAGTTCAATGGTTTGTTGACGTCGAGATTCTTCTCGTCGACACAACGTGTCGCTGAGTGCCATGCCGGTCACTCCACGTGCGCCGGGCCTCCTGGGGTGCCGGAGGCCGGGGTTCCGGGGGCGGGCGGCAGGCCGGTACCCGGGTTCAGGCGCATCAGATCCTGCGGCGTGTCGATGTCGTACGCCTCCGCCACATCCCCGCACTCCACGAGCGTGATCTCGCCCACGTGCTCCCGCAAGTAATCGCGTGCCCCGCGGTCGCCGACCGCACTCGCCCCGATCCCCGCCCAGTGGCCGCTCCCGAACAGGACCGGATGGCCCCGCACCCCGTCGTACGCGGCCGCCGCCAGCGTCGCCGGTGAGCGGTACGCGGCCCGTACCCGCGTCGTCGCCGCGACGCCGATCCCCGGCTGGTCGACCAGGGAGACCAGCGCGGCGGCCGCGCCGGTGCTCGCGAGCGAGGCGAGACCGGCGCGCAGTGACGAGCCCATGCCCTCCTCCCACTCCGGGTTGTCGACCAGTACGCAGCCGGGCAGCGAGGCCCGCGCGCGCACGGCGTCGGCGGACGCGCCGAGGACCACGTGCACCCGCGCGCACCCCGCCTCGCGCAGCACCCGCACGGCGTGCTCCACGAGCGGCCGGCCCCCGTGCTCGAGCAGCGCCTTGGGCCGTCCCCCGAGGCGCCGTCCGCCCCCCGCGGCGAGCAGCAGCCCGACGACCTCGCCCGCCCCGTCAACCTGCGTGTTCATCGGTTCCGTCGTCATGACTCCTGGATACACGAGATGTCCGCGACACCCGCCGCCGCCCGCGTACGCGAAAGTGGCGCACCCCGTCCCGGGAACGGTTTACTGACCCGCGGCCCCCTGGTGTCCGACCAGCAACCGGGGAACCGAGGAATTGTGGTGCGGAGCGTGGAGCAGAGACAAGGGCCAGGGCAAGTGGCAGGGAGCGACGAAGACCCGCGGGTGGCGGAACTGTGCGCGGCCGTGGCGCGGCTGCGCCGGGAGCTCGCCGCCCACCCGGCCGAGTTCACCGACCGGGGCATCGCCGAGGACGAGCTGGCCGCGCTGGCGGAGATGGCGTACGGCGGCGCCCCCGAGATCCCCAGGATGCGCAGGTCCCTCCTGCTCGTGGCCGGTGCGATCGGCTCGGTCAGCGCACTGGCGGCAGGCCTGGCGGCGGTGCGGACGGCCGTGGAGATATTCGGGGAGCCGGGCGGGCGGTAGGGGTGGGGAATCGGTTCTGCGGCCACTTCGGCCCGGTTGCGGTCTCCTCGGGGTCAAGCCACCCAGTGCCTGCGGCCCACCTCGTCGCCCGCCGCGGGGCGCAGGTCGCCCGACATCGCCGTCACCAGTCGGCGTACCGCCAGCTCCGAGAGGTCCGCGGGGAGCGTGTACGGGATGCGGAGCCGGTGTTCGTGCGTCCCCGGATCCGCGCCGAACCGTGAACCGCCCTCGATCCGTACGCCCTGCGCGAGCACCGCGCGGGCCAGCGCGGACGCGATCGGGCGGCCCACATCCACCCAGAGCGAGAGCCCGCCCGGTGACGTCTGCCAGCGCCACTCCGGCACGTGACGGGTCAGTGACGCGGCGAGCGCGTCCCGCTGCGCCCGCAGCCGCGGCAGCCGCTCGCGCAGTACGTCGTCCATGCCGCGCAGCAGATGGAGCGCCACGAGCTGCTCGATGACCGGTGTCGACATGTCGTTCGGCACGCGCTTCGTCGCCAGCTCGGTGATCAGCCGGGACCCGGCCCGCACCCACCCGATCCGCAGCCCGCCCCAGTGCGTCTTGCTCAACGACCCGACGGTGACGACCTGTTCGCCCGCACCGTGCGGCGCCAGCGAGGCGAAGGGGGCGGGCGGCGGCACGTCCAGCGCGATGTCCGCGATGGTCTCGTCGATCAGCAGCCACGTGCCGGTGGCGCGGGCGGTCTCCAGGATGCGTACGCGCTGCTCGCGCGGCATCAGGGCGCCCGTCGGATTCTGGAAGTCCGGTACGAGGTACGCGAGACGCGGCGCCGCCTGCCGCAGCGACGACTCGACGAGGTCCGCGTCCCACCCCTCCTCCGACACGGGGACGGGGACGGCGCGCAGGCCCGCGCCGCGGATCGCGTCCAGGGCGTTCGGGTACGAGGGGTTCTCGACCAGGACGCGGTCGCCCGGCCTGCCGAGCAGGGCGAGGGTCAGGGACAGCGCGTGCTGGGCGCCGGTGGTGATGAGGATCTGGTCGGGGAGGGTGGGCAGGCCGCGCCGTGTGAAACGGTCGGCGACGGCGGTCCTCAACTCCGGTATGCCATACGGGTGGTAGCCCGGTGTCGGCGCGTGCTCGGCCAGCATGGTGCCCGCGGCGGCGAGGGCGGCCCCGAGCTCGGCCTCCGGGGCGCCCGGCGCGGCGACGGCCAGGTCCAGGACGCCGTCGCCCGCGGGGAAGGCGGCGACGCTGGACGGCCGCTGTCCCTGCGGCAGCTCGGTCCAGGTACCGGCGCCGCGCCGGCTCATGGCGTACCCGCCCTCGCGCAGCACGTCGTACGCCGCCGTGACCGTGGCCCGGCTGACGGCCAGCGCCGACGCCAGCTCGCGTTCGGCGGGGAGCCGGGTGTGCAGGGGGATGCGGCCGTCGAGGAGCAGCGTGCGCACTCCGGCCGCCAGCGCGCGGTAGCCGGGGCGTACGCCGACGGTGCCGGTCAGGAGCTGGACGAGCTGACGGCTGCCGAGCCTTCTGTCCACGGTGTGGACCACACGTGCGTCTGCCATGCCAACTCCTGCCGATTGGACCTGCTGTCCAGGCCAATCAGCGTACAGACTGCGGATCACAGCACTTCGGTCGGCATTTGGCCTGGGGAAGGAGCACGACGATGGCAGGGCGGGAAGCGGTGGTGGTCGGGGTCAGCGGTTCGCTCGCGAGCCTCGCGGCGCTGCGGGCGGGGGCGGAGCAGGCGCGGCGCGGGGGGCGTGTACTGGTGGCCGTCCTGGCCTGGGAACCGCCCGAGGGCGAGGGGCTCTACCTGCGCCATCCCGACGCGGCGTGGGCGCGTCACTGGTACGCGGAGGCGCGGGCCCGCCTGGACCGCGCCTTCGACGAGGTCTTCGGCGGCGCACCGCCCGGCGTCGTCTCCGAGCGCCGCGTGATCCGTGGCCGCGCCGGTCGAGTCCTCTGCGACCTGGCCACGCACCCCGACGCGCTCCTGGTCATCGGTGCGCGCCCCCGCAAACACCACATCCCCCGGACCCACCGCTACGTCCACACGCACGCGCGGTGTGCGGTCCTCACGGCCCCGGCACCCCCGCCCCCCAAGGGCATGCGCCGCACCCTCCGAAGAATGACCCCAGCAGACTTCGCCCTGGCCAACCACTGAACCCACCCCGTGGCCCTGCCACGGGCCGTTGCCGCACTCACCGTGCAGGTAGTTAGTCGGGTGAGTGGGTGGGTGGGGGGTGGGTGGGAAAAGAACCGCCCAAGGCTCAGGAGCCAGGCGTCGCACTGGCCAGCGCCGCCGAAAGTTCCACCGCCACCTGCTGCAGCACCGGCACGATCTTGTCCGTGGCCGCCTCCGTCACCCGGCCCGCGGGGCCGGAGATGGAGATCGCCGCGGCCGTGGGGGAGTCGGGCACCGGCACGGCCAGGCACCGGACGCCGATCTCCTGCTCGTTGTCGTCCACCGCGTACCCCGTGCGACGCACGTCGTCGAGCGCGGCGAGGAAACCCTCGGGCGTGGTG
The sequence above is a segment of the Streptomyces sp. Je 1-369 genome. Coding sequences within it:
- a CDS encoding anti-sigma factor, coding for MNSAADLHTLTGAYAADALDDAERAQFEEHLVLCPSCDQEVRELTATVARLALASAVAPRPALKDEVLRRIGTVRQDVPDVPREMEAVPGGPAPRRTHGVYRWALAACVAAAVGLGGTAVWQHQRAEDARDQVRQAQEQTREQSRELAAVLAAPDARTRTGGLADGARGTVVVSKSLDRAVFVADGMARPPKGKVYQLWFDDGGAMRSAGLMDPDRSAATVLMRGGIGKATGMGITVEPAGGSDEPTSSPVALMELPV
- the sigK gene encoding ECF RNA polymerase sigma factor SigK, with the translated sequence MNEVVRIGSRSAAGPDLQELLARVARGDQQAFTGVYEAVAGPVLGVVRGVLRDHAQSEEVTQDVLVEVWRTAPRYRPDRGTAMTWVLTLAHRRAVDRVRSAEAAAARDRKAAQLARTPAFDEVSEEVEAHLEREQVRRCLRGLTEVQRQSVTLAYYRGLTYRQVAELLALPLGTVKTRLRDGLIRLRDCLGVSA
- the aceB gene encoding malate synthase A, which produces MSALAPSPLAIVDAEPLPRQEEVLTDAALAFVAELHRLFTPRRDELLARRAERRAEIARTSTLDFLPETAAVREDDSWKVAPAPAALNDRRVEITGPTDRKMTINALNSGAKVWLADFEDASAPTWENVILGQLNLTDAYERRIDFTDERTGKSYALKGADELATVVMRPRGWHLDERHLQVEGKAVPGALVDFGLYFFHNAKRLIELGKGPYFYLPKTESYLEARLWNDIFVFAQDYVGIPQGTVRATVLIETITAAYQMEEILYELRDHASGLNAGRWDYLFSIVKNFRDGGSKFVLPDRNLVTMTAPFMRAYTELLVRTCHKRGAHAIGGMAAFIPSRKDAEVNKVAFEKVANDKDREAGDGFDGSWVAHPDLVPIAMKSFDAVLGDKPNQKDRLREDVSVAPGDLIAIDSLDAKPTYDGLVNAVQVGIRYIEAWLRGLGAVAIFNLMEDAATAEISRSQIWQWINAGVVFETGETATADLARKVAADELAAIRKEIGDEAFTSGKWQQAHDLLLQVSLDADYADFLTLPAYEQLR
- a CDS encoding NTP transferase domain-containing protein; amino-acid sequence: MTTEPMNTQVDGAGEVVGLLLAAGGGRRLGGRPKALLEHGGRPLVEHAVRVLREAGCARVHVVLGASADAVRARASLPGCVLVDNPEWEEGMGSSLRAGLASLASTGAAAALVSLVDQPGIGVAATTRVRAAYRSPATLAAAAYDGVRGHPVLFGSGHWAGIGASAVGDRGARDYLREHVGEITLVECGDVAEAYDIDTPQDLMRLNPGTGLPPAPGTPASGTPGGPAHVE
- a CDS encoding DUF5955 family protein, which gives rise to MAGSDEDPRVAELCAAVARLRRELAAHPAEFTDRGIAEDELAALAEMAYGGAPEIPRMRRSLLLVAGAIGSVSALAAGLAAVRTAVEIFGEPGGR
- a CDS encoding PLP-dependent aminotransferase family protein, translated to MADARVVHTVDRRLGSRQLVQLLTGTVGVRPGYRALAAGVRTLLLDGRIPLHTRLPAERELASALAVSRATVTAAYDVLREGGYAMSRRGAGTWTELPQGQRPSSVAAFPAGDGVLDLAVAAPGAPEAELGAALAAAGTMLAEHAPTPGYHPYGIPELRTAVADRFTRRGLPTLPDQILITTGAQHALSLTLALLGRPGDRVLVENPSYPNALDAIRGAGLRAVPVPVSEEGWDADLVESSLRQAAPRLAYLVPDFQNPTGALMPREQRVRILETARATGTWLLIDETIADIALDVPPPAPFASLAPHGAGEQVVTVGSLSKTHWGGLRIGWVRAGSRLITELATKRVPNDMSTPVIEQLVALHLLRGMDDVLRERLPRLRAQRDALAASLTRHVPEWRWQTSPGGLSLWVDVGRPIASALARAVLAQGVRIEGGSRFGADPGTHEHRLRIPYTLPADLSELAVRRLVTAMSGDLRPAAGDEVGRRHWVA
- a CDS encoding universal stress protein, which encodes MAGREAVVVGVSGSLASLAALRAGAEQARRGGRVLVAVLAWEPPEGEGLYLRHPDAAWARHWYAEARARLDRAFDEVFGGAPPGVVSERRVIRGRAGRVLCDLATHPDALLVIGARPRKHHIPRTHRYVHTHARCAVLTAPAPPPPKGMRRTLRRMTPADFALANH